Genomic window (Leptospira kirschneri serovar Cynopteri str. 3522 CT):
ATTTGTAAGTTACGAACTACCTAAAGCTTTAGAATAAAGCCACTCATAGTTATATAATAAAATATCCAGTATTTCGCGCTGAAGCAGAACAGCTCTTGCAATAAAAATTTACGCTACTTAATTTTGTAAGAATCGATAAGATGGTTGAGTAACTTTAATCTTTGTAAAAATCGAACTAAAAATAATATTAATTTTCTTTTATATATGTATTGCTTGGATTTATAAAATAGAGTAATTAAGGTTCTGCGTTAAGCAGCTGTTTTTTATAATTTGTGAGTAATAAGGATGAATAGTGAAAATCTGTTTTCGTATTTAAAAGTAAGTTATCTTGAAACTTTCAATCAAATGTGAATTTTATGTAAGAAATTAGGGAAAGTTTTTTTAAAAGTAGTAGTTGCTACATTGATTTTTAGGACCCAAGATTCTTTATCCTACTCATAACTATATAATAAAGTATCTAATATTTTGCATGGAATCAGTGTTTTGTGATAAAATTAACGGTACTCAATTTTATAGAGATCAGTAAGAATAGTTAAGTTTTACTGTAAAATCCTAGTTTGTGGTAGTTCCTACAAATTAAGTCACATTACGAATTTTTAAATATTCATTTTTCTTGTCTGGAATATGTATTTTTAAAATCTAATTGTAAAACTTAGATTTGCGAAAATGAGTTTCCCACGAATTAAATCTCTTAGAACAGATCTTTTATCGCTAAAATTTCTAGCGTTAGTTCTTACAAATTAAGTTAACATGAATTCAATGTAAGAAAATCGAATCCGGCTCGTCGCAGTTGGTTGGACTGGACTCTTTAGTTTTGATCAATAAATTGTATATGGAAAGCAGTATATAAAAATATTATTTAGTTTTAATATATAATGCGACCCGGAAAGCTCAGAGAATGCCTCTCTGGAGATGGGCATTCAGAAAAACGTTTGCTAAAGTTTCCAGAGCGCCTCTTAGGAAGCGATGCACCGAGTTTAGGAAGTAAGACGCTTTAGTTTAAAAGAGTGCTCTGATGGGTTTACGTTTTTTAGGTTAATAAAATCAAGTAGTTTATTAATAGATTTTGAATGTGTTTTTTTTATTACGATGGATTAAATGGTTCGTTTTTGTTTTGGTATCACTGACCAAATACCTTCGATTTTTTGAATTTGAAGTGGGATATCGTAAAGATATTCTAGATTTTTTTCCGTGAAACATTCTTCGATCGGACCGAAGTGGATTACTTTTCCTTCTTTCAGTAAAACCGCTTTGGAATAAAATTCTGGAATTTCTTCCGGTCTATGTGTGATATAAAGAGAGGTAAATTTTTTGTTAGAATGAAATTCTTTTAAAAATCTTAAAAAGTCTTCTCTTGCGGTTAAATCCAAAGAAGAACAAGGCTCGTCCATGATGAGAAAATCCGGTTCGTTGACTATACTTCGTAAAAATAAAATTTTCTTCTTTTCACCAGAAGAAAGAGTATTGTATAACTGGTCTTTTTTAGAAAGTAGGTTCGAGTCTTTTAAGATTTGTAACGTTTTGATTTCTTCTTCTGGAGAAGGATCTCTATAATAGCCTATTGTATGAAATAATCCAGTTTGTATCGTATCCTTTACGGTAAGTTTTCTTTGAATTGAATTTTCCTGTTGGGAAGAATCTAAAATGCCGATTCGTTTTCTCAAATCTTGTATTGATATTTCTCCATAGGTTTCTTGGAACAAACGGATCGTTCCGGAAGTCGCCCAGATCATACCGTAGATCAAATTTACAAGAGTACTTTTTCCGGCCCCGTTTCTTCCTAAAAGAACGCAGTGTTCGTTTGTTTTGATTTCAAAACTTACCGAATCTAAAATCGTTTTTCCGGTTGGTTTATAACCGATTTTTTCTAAGGATAATAAGGAATCGATTTTCAAACGATTTTTTTAATTCTCCATCCGAGCGATTTCATATAACTTTCTAAGTTTTTCGCAGGTTTCTTCGAAGATTTTTTTATCTGCGAGATCGTATTTATGTAGTATCGTTTCATCTATCGTAAAGAAAGAAGCCTTTTTATCGATACAATCCATCATCATATTGGCTAGATAGACCAATTCTACTAAATCGTGATAAACACTGCCCACGTTCATAAAGGTCTATGATGAAATTCTATCATTTGAACTAAGTCGGGAGGAAAATCCCATTTTTTAGCCAGAAGAGCGCCTAACGTTGGATGAGAGATTCCGATGGAAATCTCTTCTAAGATTGTAGAACTTCCGAAGTCCCTGTCTTTTTGATAGTTTGTCAGTTTTATAAATAATCTTTGA
Coding sequences:
- a CDS encoding ABC transporter ATP-binding protein, with protein sequence MKIDSLLSLEKIGYKPTGKTILDSVSFEIKTNEHCVLLGRNGAGKSTLVNLIYGMIWATSGTIRLFQETYGEISIQDLRKRIGILDSSQQENSIQRKLTVKDTIQTGLFHTIGYYRDPSPEEEIKTLQILKDSNLLSKKDQLYNTLSSGEKKKILFLRSIVNEPDFLIMDEPCSSLDLTAREDFLRFLKEFHSNKKFTSLYITHRPEEIPEFYSKAVLLKEGKVIHFGPIEECFTEKNLEYLYDIPLQIQKIEGIWSVIPKQKRTI